From Candidatus Electrothrix rattekaaiensis, one genomic window encodes:
- a CDS encoding cobyrinate a,c-diamide synthase, with the protein MTYNRNALIIAGTHSGCGKTTVTLGLMAAFKQRGMTVQPFKCGPDFIDPSLHLLMTDQISRNLDVRMCGSDYVRRLFHTHAPMTGDPPHETISVIEGVMGLFDGGQGSAATLARLLNLPVLLVVDVRSAAESVAAMVKGFETLDSKIQIAGVIFNRVGSEQHVQMISDAVSKHCQAKIIGALPKDKLIALPSRHLGLHMGTEIELNRQRLIELMEEHLNLDLLLEIAQQVELETEHQEETERLPASSGTAQVRLGVARDKAFCFYYQDNLDMLEKEGAELIIFSPLHDANLPENLDGLYLGGGYPELHAETLAANASMRAEIQAFSRSGKPVYAECGGFMYLTEAIITADGRQHPMAGVYPVISRMQKGLRRLGYRQAKMQTETILGTAGSYCYGHEFHYSAINTMPDEIKRGYVLDDGRTEGFLKDNTLAGYVHLHWGRTPEAARYFVQRMRAMR; encoded by the coding sequence ATGACGTACAACAGAAACGCCCTTATTATCGCCGGAACCCATTCCGGCTGCGGAAAAACCACGGTCACTCTCGGGCTCATGGCAGCCTTCAAGCAGCGCGGCATGACTGTCCAGCCCTTTAAATGCGGTCCGGACTTTATCGATCCCAGCCTGCATCTCCTCATGACAGATCAGATTTCACGTAATCTGGATGTACGGATGTGCGGCTCCGATTATGTCCGCCGCCTCTTCCATACCCATGCGCCTATGACAGGAGATCCTCCTCATGAAACGATATCAGTGATCGAAGGGGTGATGGGCCTATTTGATGGCGGCCAAGGCTCAGCTGCAACATTAGCCCGACTCCTTAATCTCCCTGTCCTCCTAGTGGTGGATGTGCGTTCCGCAGCAGAAAGTGTGGCTGCTATGGTCAAAGGCTTTGAGACCCTTGACTCGAAAATACAGATAGCGGGTGTGATTTTCAACAGGGTAGGCAGTGAGCAACATGTGCAAATGATCAGCGATGCGGTCAGTAAACATTGTCAGGCTAAAATTATCGGGGCCTTGCCCAAAGACAAGTTGATCGCCCTACCCTCCCGTCATCTCGGGCTGCACATGGGCACCGAGATTGAACTCAACCGACAACGCCTGATTGAGCTTATGGAAGAGCATCTCAACCTGGATCTGCTTCTTGAAATTGCGCAACAGGTCGAACTGGAGACTGAACATCAGGAGGAGACAGAAAGACTTCCAGCGTCATCAGGTACAGCTCAAGTACGCCTCGGTGTTGCCCGTGACAAGGCCTTTTGCTTTTATTATCAGGATAATTTGGACATGCTGGAAAAAGAAGGGGCGGAACTGATTATCTTCAGCCCTCTCCATGATGCGAACCTGCCGGAGAATCTTGACGGCCTGTATCTGGGCGGCGGTTATCCCGAACTCCATGCCGAGACCTTAGCAGCCAACGCCTCCATGCGAGCCGAGATCCAGGCCTTTTCACGTTCCGGCAAACCGGTCTATGCCGAGTGCGGCGGTTTCATGTACCTGACTGAAGCTATTATCACCGCAGATGGCAGGCAACATCCTATGGCAGGGGTTTACCCCGTAATTTCAAGAATGCAGAAGGGCTTGCGCAGGCTGGGCTATCGGCAGGCGAAGATGCAGACCGAGACCATCCTCGGTACCGCAGGCAGCTATTGTTACGGGCACGAATTTCACTACTCAGCCATCAATACAATGCCGGACGAGATCAAACGAGGCTATGTGCTGGACGACGGGCGGACGGAAGGCTTTCTCAAAGACAATACCCTGGCAGGCTATGTCCACCTCCATTGGGGCAGAACCCCGGAGGCGGCCCGTTATTTTGTGCAGAGGATGCGTGCGATGCGATAA
- a CDS encoding hydantoinase/oxoprolinase family protein, translating to MGKLVREYVRCYRIGIDTGGTCTDGVLLDDATLEVVHSAKEPTTHHNLGIGVGRVLKKLLASDIAPEDIIGLSVSTTLATNAVVEDRGARVGLLVFGYVRHFKLPITANIFLKGGHKITGEEDEPLDIEGLVDSVHGLKNEVDSYAVCGGMSIKNPTHELVAEEAITMIDPKPVFCSHQVSDNPGMRARAATACLHAKLMPLMISFLSSIKISMLNAGLNCPVTIICGNGKGAGLDTAVRRAAITMASGPAATARFGCTAGEPTALIVDVGGTTTDVCMIRDGHPVLSDEGCRIGQWRTHVEAIDMYTAAGGGDSHVICSSDQDCSLEGGGCIQRLKIRLEATRVQPLCMTEDVPDPEQWLGCGLRNAVVLPVEGLSDEVVSEDEILFCLREHGPANLETLTQQTGLSGILLEKRLERLAYLQQVRMAGFTPTDALHVLGKLDIGSKEQAEHGARALAASLDMSIEALCLQVVAEAEKTIEGIILDYLGRKVWQDVEAAPFLSSMDNELFSLRVAVKVPIIGIGAAARCFLPAVAERLHTTVRFPEHYEVGNAVGAALISRENDGARLF from the coding sequence ATGGGCAAGCTGGTAAGAGAATACGTCCGATGTTACCGCATCGGTATAGATACTGGAGGCACCTGCACCGACGGGGTTCTCCTTGATGATGCCACCCTTGAAGTGGTGCATTCGGCCAAGGAGCCGACCACCCATCATAACCTAGGGATCGGTGTTGGTCGGGTGCTGAAAAAACTGCTTGCTTCGGATATTGCCCCGGAAGACATTATCGGGCTTTCCGTGTCCACCACCTTGGCCACTAATGCCGTGGTTGAAGACCGGGGTGCGCGAGTGGGGCTGCTGGTCTTCGGTTATGTTCGTCATTTCAAGCTCCCTATCACCGCGAATATTTTTTTGAAAGGCGGTCATAAGATCACCGGGGAAGAGGATGAACCCCTAGATATTGAGGGCCTAGTTGATTCGGTGCATGGGCTCAAGAACGAGGTGGACAGCTATGCGGTCTGCGGTGGCATGTCTATCAAAAACCCGACCCATGAGCTGGTGGCGGAAGAGGCCATCACCATGATTGATCCCAAGCCGGTCTTTTGCTCCCATCAGGTCAGTGATAATCCGGGTATGCGGGCTCGCGCGGCCACCGCCTGTCTGCACGCTAAACTCATGCCCCTGATGATCAGCTTTCTTTCCTCTATCAAGATTTCCATGCTTAATGCGGGCTTGAATTGTCCGGTGACCATTATCTGCGGGAACGGTAAAGGGGCAGGGCTGGACACAGCTGTCCGGCGGGCCGCGATCACGATGGCCAGCGGGCCTGCTGCCACGGCCCGTTTCGGCTGTACAGCTGGAGAGCCCACGGCCCTGATTGTTGATGTGGGCGGCACAACCACGGATGTCTGCATGATCCGGGACGGGCATCCGGTCCTGAGCGATGAAGGCTGCCGGATCGGGCAGTGGCGCACCCATGTGGAGGCCATTGATATGTATACCGCAGCAGGCGGCGGGGATTCCCATGTGATCTGCTCTTCGGATCAGGACTGTTCCTTGGAGGGGGGCGGTTGTATACAGCGTCTGAAGATTCGCCTGGAAGCAACCAGGGTTCAGCCGCTCTGTATGACTGAGGATGTTCCAGATCCTGAGCAATGGCTGGGTTGCGGGCTGCGTAATGCCGTGGTTTTGCCGGTTGAGGGATTGAGCGATGAGGTTGTCAGTGAGGATGAAATCCTCTTCTGTCTCCGGGAACATGGTCCGGCTAACTTGGAAACGCTGACGCAACAGACCGGCCTGTCCGGGATCCTTCTTGAAAAACGGTTGGAGCGTTTGGCCTATCTCCAGCAGGTCAGGATGGCCGGTTTCACACCGACCGATGCCCTGCATGTCCTGGGTAAACTGGATATCGGCAGCAAGGAACAGGCCGAGCACGGGGCACGAGCCTTGGCCGCCTCTTTGGATATGAGTATTGAGGCCCTCTGTCTTCAGGTGGTGGCGGAAGCGGAAAAGACCATTGAGGGCATCATTCTTGATTATCTCGGGCGTAAGGTCTGGCAGGATGTCGAGGCTGCGCCCTTCCTGAGCAGCATGGATAATGAGTTGTTTTCTCTTCGGGTTGCAGTTAAGGTGCCGATTATCGGGATTGGTGCGGCGGCACGCTGTTTCCTGCCTGCCGTGGCTGAGCGTTTGCACACCACTGTCCGTTTTCCTGAGCATTATGAGGTGGGTAATGCGGTTGGGGCGGCTTTGATCAGCCGGGAAAATGATGGTGCGCGGCTGTTTTAA
- a CDS encoding AAA family ATPase produces the protein MVHLNQDISIWEAKSRLAFNEPLKPGDPLFVETDSARGDFNLKRLYRELNVDNQGIAHSKPAAPPKQYTLFTGHRGCGKSTELLRIADYLHHPDRYYVIHLDCLEKLDINNLKYSDVLLALAAALLKQLEQEDGIIIDQVFLTRLESWFKERVEVHSDLKEFAAEVKAGVKMHTGLPWLGKLFGELTNKINIGSTYREELRLVVRNNFTEFADAFNQLIRAGEEKIRAAGKGQRILFTVDGTDRLDQEDAPKFFIEDVHQLTQINGLFIYCAPIHLLHQDNCLTASFNQPFRLPMLKVRDRNGEDIPENIAVMRELALRRVPKQLFDEIDTVDYLVRYSGGHPRDLLRLLNVAINYADEERIDRAAAEKAVKQVANEYRRFINTEDYTRLVQIDLHPDAPDDFTDEQSSLMLYNLILLEYNDYFWKSHPLITTLPGYKKMEASG, from the coding sequence ATGGTCCACCTGAACCAAGATATTTCCATCTGGGAGGCCAAGAGCCGACTGGCCTTTAATGAACCGCTTAAACCCGGTGATCCGCTCTTTGTCGAGACTGACTCGGCCCGGGGGGATTTCAACCTCAAGCGGCTCTACCGGGAACTGAACGTGGACAATCAGGGCATTGCCCATAGCAAACCTGCTGCGCCCCCTAAGCAATACACCCTTTTTACCGGTCATCGCGGTTGCGGCAAAAGCACTGAGTTGCTCCGCATTGCTGACTATCTCCACCACCCGGATCGCTATTACGTTATCCATCTTGACTGTCTGGAAAAGCTGGACATCAACAATCTCAAATATTCAGACGTGCTCTTGGCCTTGGCAGCGGCCCTGCTGAAACAGCTGGAACAAGAAGACGGCATTATCATTGATCAGGTTTTTCTGACCCGGCTGGAGAGCTGGTTCAAAGAACGGGTAGAGGTTCACAGCGACTTAAAGGAGTTTGCTGCTGAAGTCAAGGCTGGGGTCAAGATGCACACTGGCCTGCCCTGGCTGGGCAAGCTGTTTGGGGAGCTGACCAATAAAATCAATATTGGTTCAACCTATCGGGAAGAGTTGCGCCTGGTGGTGCGCAATAACTTTACGGAATTTGCCGATGCCTTCAACCAACTCATCCGGGCTGGTGAAGAAAAGATCCGGGCTGCCGGTAAGGGACAACGCATCCTCTTTACCGTGGACGGCACCGACCGCCTGGATCAGGAAGATGCACCCAAATTCTTTATCGAGGATGTCCACCAACTCACCCAGATCAACGGCCTGTTCATCTACTGCGCCCCTATCCATCTCCTCCATCAGGACAACTGCCTCACGGCCAGCTTTAACCAGCCTTTCCGCCTGCCCATGCTCAAGGTGCGGGATCGGAACGGGGAAGATATCCCGGAAAACATCGCGGTGATGCGGGAACTGGCCCTGCGCCGGGTGCCGAAACAGCTCTTTGATGAGATCGACACCGTGGATTATCTGGTTCGTTACAGCGGCGGTCATCCACGGGATCTGCTCCGCCTCCTCAATGTGGCGATTAATTATGCGGATGAGGAACGCATTGACCGGGCAGCAGCGGAAAAGGCGGTCAAGCAGGTGGCCAATGAGTATCGCCGTTTTATCAACACGGAAGACTATACCCGGCTGGTTCAGATTGACCTGCACCCGGATGCGCCGGATGATTTCACGGATGAACAGAGCAGCTTGATGCTCTATAACCTGATCCTGCTGGAGTACAACGATTATTTTTGGAAGAGCCACCCGCTGATCACCACCCTGCCCGGTTATAAGAAGATGGAGGCTTCCGGGTAA